The DNA region GGCGGTGGATAGCTTGGAGAGGGCCTCCGGCCTCGGGCGGCTCAGAGCCGCCGGGGTGCCTCTCGTGGTCGCCGACTTGCGCCGCGACGAGCTTCCGCGGGGGGACGCCGTTGTACACGCCGCGGCGTATATCAGTGTCGAGGAGAGCTGGGAGAAGCCCTACGAGTACATGTGGAACAACGCCGCAGTCACGGCGAAGGTAGGCAAAGAGGCGTTGAGGATGGGCGCCTACCTAGTCTACCTCAGCTCAGCCGCCGTCTACGGCAACCCCGTCTACACCCCTATCGACGAGGAGCACCCGACCCGCCCCACCTCGCCGTACGGCCTCTCGAAGCTGGCCGGCGAGGAGGCCCTAGCCCTCCTCCAAAGCGCCGGCCTCAAATACGCTGTGGCGCGCCTCTTCAACGTCTACGGGCCTGGGCAGACGGGGCCATACGCCGGCGTTATCACGAAGTTTATTGAAAGAGCACGAGCCGGCCTTCCGCCGGTGATATTCGGCTCGGGGGAGCAGACCCGCGACTTCATCCACGTGCTAGACGTGGCGCGGTTCGTTGAGACCCTAGTGGAGAAAGGCGCCCAGGGCGTCTTCAACGTGGGGACAGGTCGGGCTGTGTCCATCAAGGAACTGGCCCACGCAGTAATGAAGCTCGCCGGCATAGGCGGCGAGCCGATATACGCGAGCCCGAGGCCAGGAGACATAGCGCACAGCGTAGCAAACATCAAGAAGGCCAGGGGCCTAGGCTGGGAGCCCAAGATTACGCTTGAGGAGGGACTAGCACAGCTGTGGGGCAGCGCCCATCTTGTAGATAGTAATTAAATAACGTTGTCTAAAGAGTCGTGGCTCCCGATT from Pyrobaculum arsenaticum DSM 13514 includes:
- a CDS encoding NAD-dependent epimerase/dehydratase family protein; protein product: MKIVVTGGAGFIGSHVAAHLKSRGFDVVAVDSLERASGLGRLRAAGVPLVVADLRRDELPRGDAVVHAAAYISVEESWEKPYEYMWNNAAVTAKVGKEALRMGAYLVYLSSAAVYGNPVYTPIDEEHPTRPTSPYGLSKLAGEEALALLQSAGLKYAVARLFNVYGPGQTGPYAGVITKFIERARAGLPPVIFGSGEQTRDFIHVLDVARFVETLVEKGAQGVFNVGTGRAVSIKELAHAVMKLAGIGGEPIYASPRPGDIAHSVANIKKARGLGWEPKITLEEGLAQLWGSAHLVDSN